The sequence GGAGTTCCTGCGCGAACCGGCGGGTGAGCCGTTCTTTTTCGTCTCGGCTCAGCGTTTTCGGATTGACCGCGATACCCCCTTTTGCGCCGCCGAAGGGGAGGTCCATCACCGCGCATTTCCAGGTCATCCAGATTCCAAGCCCGACACATTCGTCCCTGGTCACGTCAGGGTGATAGCGAAGCCCGCCTTTGTACGGTCCCCTGACGCTATCGTGCTGGGCCCGATACCCGGTGAACACTTCCACTGTGCCATCGTCCCGCTCAATCGGGACGGTAACCTCATGGACGTTTTGCGGATGATTGAGTCGTGCGACAATGTTCGGGTCGATATCGAGGTGGTCCGCAGCCCTGTGGAGTTGCAAACGGGCTGTTTCGAGCGCGGATTCCGGTTCGGACGACGTCGACGAGTCTCCCGATGGAGAAGTGGAGCTCAGTTCCGGTCCCATCGTTATTCCAGCGGAGTGAGTCGGTTGCGCATTTCACCGCCGCAGTCCTGACAGTTCTCCGGTTGGCTCACTGCAGTGATGACTTTGCCACATGCAAAGCACTCGTACGGTGTCTTCTCGTCGTGGTCTTGCTCTACATCTCT is a genomic window of Haloarcula sp. H-GB4 containing:
- a CDS encoding rubrerythrin-like domain-containing protein; translation: MRDVEQDHDEKTPYECFACGKVITAVSQPENCQDCGGEMRNRLTPLE